In Actinomycetota bacterium, one genomic interval encodes:
- a CDS encoding NAD(P)/FAD-dependent oxidoreductase, which translates to MPDYDVVVIGAGLGGLTAGALLARQGRRTLVLEQGANIGGCCSTYERGGFRFDVGATILEILRPFEIAFERLGTRLGEEVELEPCDPVYGIIFQDGSRLAYPASIEAKAEVISRISPADAGAWLEYARYVGDFMRTAVEGFFLSPMNGMADMARVMMKDPHLLRFLPLFNRSLEEVMRGYFKDERVLDSLSYPGKFCGQPPALAPGIFAFLSYAEHEGVFFPRGGMIALPEALRRCGERYGMEVRLRQRVEKVMVRDRRVQGVTLADGTEVTAPVVVSDINAKTLYLEKIGEEHLPWLARYGIRSYRLSASAPMINVGLSYRPPLEAHHNIVTVSMEESNRYWFGDMKKGMLPKEPYCLVCFPTFSDPSMAPEGRHVLNIVLSGPYHLRELDWDRDKEAYGERQLRMLSERAIPGLADHVEVMDVLTPRDYERWLLTPEGAILGLDMDLPSSAVFRPAARSRYIKGLYLAGASTHPGGGLPSVVASGIIAAGLVERCEG; encoded by the coding sequence ATGCCGGATTACGACGTCGTGGTCATCGGGGCGGGGCTCGGGGGCCTCACCGCGGGAGCGCTGCTGGCGAGGCAGGGCCGCCGGACGCTGGTGCTGGAGCAGGGCGCGAACATCGGCGGATGCTGCTCCACCTATGAGCGCGGGGGCTTCCGTTTCGACGTGGGCGCCACCATCCTGGAGATCCTGCGCCCCTTCGAGATCGCCTTCGAGAGGCTGGGGACGCGCCTGGGGGAGGAGGTGGAGCTGGAGCCCTGCGACCCGGTATATGGCATCATCTTCCAGGACGGATCGCGCCTCGCCTATCCCGCCTCCATCGAGGCCAAGGCGGAGGTGATCTCCCGCATATCTCCCGCGGACGCCGGGGCATGGCTGGAATATGCGCGCTACGTGGGAGATTTCATGCGCACTGCCGTGGAGGGGTTCTTCCTCAGCCCCATGAACGGCATGGCGGACATGGCCAGGGTGATGATGAAGGACCCCCACCTGCTCAGGTTCCTCCCCCTCTTCAACCGCTCCTTAGAGGAGGTCATGCGGGGTTATTTCAAGGACGAGCGGGTCCTGGACTCGCTCTCCTATCCCGGGAAGTTCTGCGGGCAGCCCCCCGCCCTTGCGCCGGGTATCTTCGCCTTCCTCTCCTACGCCGAGCACGAGGGGGTCTTCTTCCCCCGGGGAGGCATGATCGCCCTCCCCGAGGCCCTGCGGCGCTGCGGGGAGAGATACGGCATGGAGGTTCGCCTGAGGCAGCGGGTGGAGAAGGTGATGGTGCGTGACCGCCGCGTACAGGGAGTGACCCTGGCGGACGGGACGGAGGTGACCGCGCCGGTGGTGGTCTCCGACATCAACGCAAAAACCCTCTACCTGGAGAAGATCGGCGAGGAGCACTTGCCATGGCTGGCGAGGTACGGCATCAGGAGCTACCGGCTTTCCGCCTCCGCCCCCATGATCAACGTGGGGCTCAGCTACCGGCCGCCCCTGGAGGCCCACCACAACATCGTCACCGTCTCCATGGAGGAGTCCAACCGCTACTGGTTCGGGGATATGAAGAAGGGCATGCTGCCGAAGGAGCCGTACTGCCTGGTATGCTTTCCCACCTTTTCCGACCCCTCCATGGCTCCCGAGGGTCGCCACGTGCTCAATATCGTCCTCTCCGGACCCTATCACCTGAGGGAGCTGGACTGGGACCGGGACAAGGAGGCCTACGGGGAGAGGCAGCTCCGGATGCTCAGCGAGAGGGCCATCCCGGGGCTCGCTGACCACGTGGAGGTGATGGACGTGCTGACCCCCAGGGACTACGAGCGCTGGCTGCTCACCCCCGAGGGCGCCATCTTGGGGCTGGACATGGACCTCCCCTCCTCGGCGGTGTTCAGGCCGGCGGCCAGGTCCAGGTACATAAAGGGGCTGTACCTCGCGGGGGCATCCACCCATCCGGGGGGCGGGCTGCCGTCGGTGGTGGCCTCGGGGATCATCGCTGCCGGGCTCGTCGAACGCTGTGAGGGTTGA
- a CDS encoding 3-keto-5-aminohexanoate cleavage protein gives MNPDDYMWDYRDPYQWMSRTRKGLPPLIISVAITGGVEGKEANENLPETPEEQAEQTYEAYKAGASIVHVHARNPEVWWMTSSNPEDYLRINAMIRDRCPDIIINNTTGGGPELTTEQRMASIYANPELCSLNLGPFVLKVPLRERAEPIPSPRPAMVYDRCIPNSYADISLYAKTMKEKGIKPEMELYHPGMYWVVQDLIAQGLIDPPYDIQFVMGFQTSSFPTPKNLLSLIDELPPQSIFFAIGVGPFQLPMTVMSVLLGGHVRVGMEDNLYYSRGKKVKSNAELVARMVRIAHELNREVATPQQAREMLGISQEPSSY, from the coding sequence ATGAACCCCGATGACTACATGTGGGACTACCGCGACCCCTACCAGTGGATGAGCCGGACCAGGAAGGGTCTGCCGCCGCTCATCATCTCCGTGGCCATCACGGGGGGAGTGGAGGGGAAGGAGGCCAACGAGAACCTTCCCGAGACGCCGGAGGAACAGGCGGAGCAGACCTACGAGGCCTACAAGGCGGGCGCGAGCATCGTGCACGTGCACGCTCGCAATCCCGAGGTGTGGTGGATGACCTCCAGCAACCCCGAGGACTACCTGCGCATCAACGCCATGATCCGCGACAGGTGCCCGGACATCATCATCAACAACACCACGGGGGGAGGCCCCGAGCTGACCACCGAGCAGCGCATGGCGAGCATCTACGCCAACCCCGAGCTGTGCTCGCTCAACCTGGGGCCCTTCGTGCTCAAGGTCCCCCTGCGCGAGAGGGCGGAACCCATCCCCAGCCCCCGCCCGGCCATGGTCTATGACCGCTGCATCCCCAACTCCTACGCCGACATAAGCCTTTACGCCAAGACCATGAAGGAGAAGGGCATCAAACCGGAGATGGAGCTCTACCACCCGGGCATGTACTGGGTGGTGCAGGACCTCATAGCGCAGGGGCTCATCGACCCGCCCTATGACATCCAGTTCGTCATGGGCTTCCAGACCTCTTCCTTCCCCACCCCTAAGAACCTGCTCTCTCTCATAGACGAGCTGCCCCCGCAGTCCATCTTCTTCGCCATCGGGGTGGGGCCCTTCCAACTCCCCATGACCGTGATGTCGGTGCTCCTGGGAGGGCACGTGCGTGTGGGCATGGAGGACAACCTCTACTATTCCCGCGGCAAGAAGGTGAAGAGCAACGCCGAGCTGGTGGCGAGGATGGTGCGCATAGCGCACGAGCTCAACCGCGAGGTGGCCACCCCGCAGCAGGCGCGGGAGATGCTGGGGATCTCCCAGGAGCCCAGCAGCTACTGA